A single region of the Nitrosomonas sp. Is79A3 genome encodes:
- the queA gene encoding tRNA preQ1(34) S-adenosylmethionine ribosyltransferase-isomerase QueA, whose amino-acid sequence MKIQDFDYYLPAELIAQFPAEQRTSSRLLYLDSINNQWQDTLFSNLPNYLRAGDVMVFNDTQVIKARLFGKKDSGGKIEVMVERVLDDRHVLAAIRASHAPKPDSKLFLADAIPVTVIAREQEFYTLRFEHEKPVTELLECYGQLPLPPYIARPATAADEARYQTVYARNSGAVAAPTAGLHFDTGMMDQLRAMGIIIAYVTLHVGAGTFQPVRVENIADHTMHSETFHIPQATVDAIAHAKTTGGRILAVGTTSLRALEACASLHQGRLVAGHGDTQIFITPGYRFHVAERLLTNFHLPCSTLLMLVSAFSDRDNIQRAYQHAVAAQYRFFSYGDAMLIERSL is encoded by the coding sequence ATGAAAATTCAAGATTTTGATTATTACCTGCCCGCTGAGCTAATCGCACAATTCCCCGCTGAGCAGCGTACCAGCAGCCGCTTACTCTATCTGGATAGCATCAATAATCAATGGCAGGATACTTTATTTTCCAACTTGCCCAATTACCTTCGCGCTGGGGATGTCATGGTGTTTAACGATACTCAGGTAATCAAAGCGCGATTATTTGGAAAAAAAGACAGTGGCGGCAAAATCGAGGTAATGGTGGAGCGTGTGTTGGATGATCGTCATGTTTTGGCTGCTATCCGTGCCAGCCACGCACCTAAGCCGGACTCTAAATTGTTTTTGGCTGATGCTATTCCAGTAACAGTAATCGCGCGTGAACAAGAATTTTATACGTTACGTTTTGAGCATGAGAAGCCGGTCACAGAATTATTGGAATGCTACGGTCAACTGCCCCTGCCTCCTTACATTGCGCGACCGGCTACTGCTGCAGATGAAGCGCGTTACCAAACTGTTTATGCCAGAAATTCAGGAGCCGTTGCGGCACCGACTGCCGGCCTGCATTTCGATACCGGCATGATGGATCAATTGCGTGCGATGGGTATCATCATTGCATACGTTACTTTACATGTCGGTGCAGGGACATTTCAGCCAGTGCGCGTTGAAAATATCGCCGATCACACCATGCATAGCGAAACATTCCATATCCCCCAGGCCACCGTGGACGCTATTGCGCATGCAAAAACGACAGGAGGCCGAATTCTCGCAGTAGGCACCACATCTCTGAGAGCATTGGAGGCTTGCGCATCGCTTCATCAGGGCCGGTTGGTTGCAGGTCATGGTGATACGCAGATTTTTATTACGCCAGGCTATCGCTTTCACGTGGCCGAGCGATTATTAACCAACTTTCACCTGCCCTGCTCTACATTGCTCATGCTGGTTTCAGCTTTCTCTGACAGGGATAATATTCAACGCGCTTATCAGCATGCTGTGGCAGCGCAGTATCGGTTTTTTAGCTATGGAGATGCCATGCTTATTGAGAGAAGCTTATGA
- a CDS encoding integrase arm-type DNA-binding domain-containing protein has translation MLTDTAIRNAKPRDKFYKVSDSGGLYLLVKSTGKYWRMDYRFVGKRKTLAIGVYPAVSLVAARKKRDEARELLAKDIDPSLTKAINKQIVRTAAENTFKAVALEWHAKTSKTWAETTATNIKRYLEKDIFPWLGNRVIKDIAAPELLAVLRKIESRGAHEKAQRCREYAGRVYFAMPLPPDALNAIQAVI, from the coding sequence ATGCTCACCGATACCGCGATAAGAAACGCTAAACCACGAGATAAATTTTATAAAGTAAGTGACAGTGGCGGGCTGTATTTGCTGGTGAAATCAACTGGCAAATATTGGCGCATGGATTATCGATTTGTGGGCAAGCGTAAAACTTTGGCCATTGGTGTCTACCCCGCTGTTTCCCTTGTTGCTGCCAGAAAGAAGCGCGATGAAGCACGGGAATTACTCGCAAAAGATATTGATCCATCGTTGACCAAAGCCATCAACAAGCAAATTGTGCGCACTGCGGCAGAAAATACTTTCAAAGCGGTAGCGCTGGAGTGGCACGCAAAAACCAGCAAGACCTGGGCAGAAACAACAGCGACCAATATCAAGCGCTATCTGGAAAAAGATATTTTTCCTTGGCTGGGAAACCGTGTCATCAAAGATATTGCCGCCCCGGAATTGCTGGCTGTGCTGCGCAAAATAGAAAGCCGTGGCGCGCATGAGAAAGCGCAGCGTTGCCGCGAATATGCCGGGCGGGTATATTTCGCTATGCCATTGCCACCGGACGCGCTGAACGCGATCCAAGCGGTGATTTGA
- a CDS encoding site-specific integrase has translation MRGALTPVKVKHHASITDPKAIGALLRSISGFSGSYITQCALQLAPLIFVRPGELRHAEWAEIDFDKPEWRIPGHKMKMKEPHIIPLSSQAVEILQSIHPLTGDGQYIFPSIRSGARPMSENTINAALRRMGYEKDEMTGHGFRSMVSTLLHEHG, from the coding sequence TTGAGGGGCGCATTAACGCCGGTCAAGGTAAAACACCATGCCAGCATTACCGACCCCAAAGCCATTGGCGCATTGCTGCGTTCAATCAGTGGATTTAGCGGCTCATACATTACCCAGTGTGCATTACAGCTTGCGCCGTTGATATTTGTGCGCCCCGGTGAATTGCGCCATGCCGAATGGGCAGAAATCGACTTTGACAAGCCAGAATGGCGCATACCCGGCCATAAAATGAAAATGAAAGAACCGCATATCATCCCGCTTTCATCTCAAGCCGTTGAAATACTCCAATCCATTCATCCGTTAACCGGCGATGGTCAATATATTTTTCCCAGTATACGCAGCGGTGCCCGGCCAATGTCAGAAAATACCATCAATGCAGCCTTGCGGCGCATGGGTTATGAAAAAGATGAAATGACCGGGCACGGCTTCCGCAGCATGGTCAGCACGCTGCTACATGAACACGGCTGA
- a CDS encoding transposase: MGEIKFEKKTLVEAINTTLQETEQTAAEQSVATPGGRFHVRWDEGGSATALGQLPFFAEFLEVSGLFTRWVDGCPMDYTSPNAPKVIDVLGTWLLSILDGQRRYAHVAGLRGDEVAPRILGMNKIISDESLRRALAHLAPAPCKYGSEAERAAHAVQLAKSTAWMDKALGESIQESLRTPWILDADTSVKLLYGHQAGAEIGYNPTKPGRPSHTLHTYWIGNIRLVLDVEVQSGKASAAKHSLPRLCRLIERLAAEERPALVRGDSAFGNQGVMVEMERIEQHYLFKLRQTAGVKRLIERQWQQGDWQNAGQGFDAVESKLRLTGWSGARRVVVLRRRIKDSMAAAETSNENQQPMLHFIDHSDKVKLWEYAILVTNTNYSLDAIGQLYRDRADCENGFDELKNQWGWGGYTTQDLERCNLSARAVALIYNWWSWYVRLAHPKTRLEAITSCPMLLSGIARLTQHAGQSRLLLTLTHAAGDHIKSMISNIRKGLDHVLANAPQLTKADHWGVLVRYIINKIIATRPKNSQLLGFLPPSLAIGVT, encoded by the coding sequence ATGGGTGAAATTAAATTTGAAAAAAAGACACTGGTCGAGGCGATCAATACTACTTTGCAGGAGACGGAACAAACGGCGGCTGAACAAAGCGTAGCCACCCCTGGTGGCCGGTTTCACGTTCGCTGGGACGAAGGCGGAAGCGCCACAGCACTGGGGCAATTACCGTTCTTTGCCGAGTTTTTGGAAGTTTCTGGGTTATTCACCCGCTGGGTGGATGGATGTCCAATGGATTACACCAGTCCCAACGCACCCAAGGTAATTGATGTGCTTGGCACCTGGCTATTATCGATCTTGGATGGACAGCGGCGCTATGCACATGTGGCCGGGCTGCGCGGCGATGAAGTTGCTCCCCGGATACTCGGCATGAACAAGATCATCAGTGACGAGAGTTTGCGTCGCGCACTGGCGCACTTGGCACCGGCCCCATGCAAGTATGGTAGCGAAGCAGAACGCGCTGCCCACGCAGTCCAACTGGCGAAGAGCACAGCATGGATGGATAAAGCCCTGGGTGAGAGCATCCAAGAATCTTTACGCACGCCCTGGATACTCGATGCCGACACCAGCGTCAAACTGTTGTATGGTCACCAGGCAGGTGCCGAGATTGGCTACAACCCAACCAAGCCGGGACGGCCGAGCCATACTTTGCACACCTACTGGATCGGCAACATTCGACTGGTGCTCGATGTCGAGGTACAAAGCGGTAAAGCCAGTGCGGCGAAACATAGCCTACCGCGCCTGTGCCGGCTAATTGAGCGACTCGCTGCCGAGGAACGCCCCGCCCTGGTGCGCGGTGACAGTGCCTTTGGCAATCAGGGGGTAATGGTCGAGATGGAGCGAATTGAACAGCACTACCTCTTCAAGCTACGGCAAACTGCCGGAGTTAAGCGACTGATCGAGCGGCAATGGCAGCAAGGCGACTGGCAGAACGCGGGGCAAGGCTTTGACGCGGTGGAAAGCAAGCTTCGGCTGACGGGTTGGAGTGGTGCGCGGCGTGTAGTGGTACTGCGGCGGCGAATCAAAGACAGCATGGCGGCAGCCGAGACGAGCAATGAGAACCAGCAGCCGATGCTCCACTTCATTGACCATTCAGACAAGGTTAAACTCTGGGAATACGCTATATTGGTGACCAATACAAACTACTCCCTCGACGCCATTGGCCAGTTATACCGGGATCGGGCCGACTGCGAGAATGGCTTCGATGAGCTGAAAAACCAATGGGGCTGGGGTGGCTATACCACGCAAGACCTGGAACGTTGCAACCTCTCAGCGCGAGCAGTCGCGCTCATCTACAATTGGTGGAGTTGGTATGTCAGACTGGCACACCCGAAGACACGCCTGGAGGCAATCACTAGCTGTCCCATGTTGCTCAGCGGCATTGCCCGCCTGACCCAGCATGCCGGTCAATCCCGATTGCTGCTCACTCTGACTCACGCAGCCGGAGATCATATCAAGTCGATGATCTCCAATATACGAAAAGGTCTTGATCATGTTCTGGCAAATGCGCCTCAGTTGACCAAAGCGGATCATTGGGGCGTACTTGTACGCTATATCATTAACAAAATTATTGCGACCAGACCGAAAAATTCACAGCTCCTCGGTTTCCTTCCACCCTCTTTGGCCATTGGAGTGACCTAA
- a CDS encoding PEP-CTERM sorting domain-containing protein, with the protein MKRFLKTSTILLLSVGTPAMAGDILLLGFDTQTPVQRWTDTGAFIDNFGQGGATGSAFDGAGNFWTVAPSFGNNTIQKYDSTGTAIGSSFTATVSGQWIEDMTYGGGHIWASTFEGHVFELDPTNGNTISSFDSVASFAGVAFDGTYLYTTNGFYSGDDSIEKWSTSGSFLGSISTGYNDGGGIGYSSTDNTFWVGYLGGEVRHFDMTGTLLGGFTAGSAAHDGLEVYAPVPEPETYAMLLAGLGLLGFMARRNKKSAA; encoded by the coding sequence ATGAAACGTTTCTTAAAAACTTCGACAATTTTATTATTATCCGTCGGTACACCAGCAATGGCTGGTGATATTTTATTACTAGGATTTGATACACAGACACCCGTACAACGATGGACTGACACTGGTGCTTTTATCGATAACTTTGGCCAAGGTGGTGCCACTGGAAGCGCATTTGATGGTGCCGGAAATTTTTGGACTGTTGCCCCTAGTTTCGGGAACAACACAATCCAAAAATATGACTCCACAGGAACTGCAATCGGCAGCAGCTTCACAGCTACCGTTAGCGGGCAATGGATCGAGGATATGACCTATGGCGGCGGTCACATTTGGGCAAGCACTTTCGAAGGCCATGTTTTTGAGCTTGATCCTACGAACGGCAATACCATTTCTTCATTCGACTCAGTAGCAAGCTTTGCTGGTGTTGCATTTGATGGCACGTACTTGTACACAACTAATGGCTTCTATAGCGGCGATGATTCCATTGAAAAGTGGTCTACTTCTGGTTCCTTCTTGGGCAGTATCTCGACGGGGTATAACGATGGCGGCGGAATCGGCTATAGCTCTACCGACAATACTTTCTGGGTTGGTTATCTTGGTGGGGAAGTTCGTCATTTTGATATGACGGGCACTTTATTGGGCGGCTTCACAGCCGGTAGCGCTGCTCATGATGGTCTTGAGGTCTATGCTCCGGTTCCAGAACCTGAAACTTACGCTATGCTGCTGGCTGGATTAGGCTTGCTGGGTTTTATGGCACGGCGCAATAAAAAATCAGCAGCGTAA
- a CDS encoding ATP-binding cassette domain-containing protein → MLNIQRLTYLQGGIPLLENCDLQIFANQRVGLVGKNGCGKSTLFRLVRGVIKPDSGEVSLQPGKTVAFVEQEIINSNQSAIDFVLDGDVELRQLEKILAQAEHDSAWFEAQHHYEAINGYTARARASQLLNGLGFANHTLENPVSHFSGGWRMRLNLARALMHRADLLLLDEPTNHLDLEAILWLEQYLSRYPGSLMVVSHDREFLNACVNRIAHINERKIDVYSGNYDDFERARAERLMQHAQAFQQQQRKIAHMEDFVRRFRAKATKAKQAQSRIKALERLARIAPAHVEDGYFELQIEAPERSPDVLLRVKDMSFGYDDNLLFQSVHLILQAGARIALLGPNGAGKSTLIKLLVGEIMPASGTLEWTPNIRMGYFAQHQLENLDGDATPLQHMRQLAPKQTELDLRKFLGRFGLGGDSEDRPVASFSGGEKSRLALALLAWQKPHLLLLDEPTNHLDLEMRDALTLALEAYTGAVILVSHDRSLVRAVADELWLVADGKAQLLDGDLEDYKNWIEARRSSEVVEPRSPSQKGQLQTSAKPNKKLLLSKQSKLEVALTVAQKELDEVSRQLADPAIYANRSRDEIDRLSAIHTTLENKMTELEESWLELEMALEE, encoded by the coding sequence ATGCTAAATATTCAGCGTTTGACCTATTTGCAAGGCGGGATTCCGCTACTCGAAAATTGTGATCTACAGATTTTTGCTAATCAACGTGTCGGCCTAGTCGGTAAAAACGGTTGTGGTAAGTCCACCTTGTTCCGGTTAGTCCGCGGAGTGATCAAGCCGGATAGCGGAGAAGTTAGTTTGCAGCCTGGGAAAACGGTTGCTTTTGTTGAGCAGGAAATTATTAATTCAAACCAGTCTGCTATTGATTTTGTACTGGATGGCGATGTTGAATTGCGTCAACTGGAGAAGATCCTGGCCCAAGCCGAACATGATTCGGCTTGGTTTGAGGCCCAGCATCATTATGAAGCGATTAATGGTTATACGGCGCGGGCGCGGGCGTCACAGCTATTGAATGGATTAGGTTTTGCGAATCATACGCTGGAGAATCCGGTCAGTCATTTCTCCGGTGGCTGGCGTATGCGTCTAAACCTGGCTCGTGCCTTGATGCATCGTGCTGATTTATTATTGCTGGATGAACCAACTAATCACCTGGATCTGGAAGCTATTCTCTGGCTGGAACAATATCTGTCGCGTTATCCGGGCAGTCTGATGGTGGTGTCACACGACCGTGAGTTTCTCAATGCCTGCGTTAATCGCATTGCGCATATCAACGAACGGAAAATTGATGTATACAGCGGTAATTATGATGATTTTGAGCGTGCACGCGCTGAACGACTGATGCAACATGCCCAGGCTTTTCAACAGCAACAGAGAAAGATCGCGCACATGGAAGATTTTGTGCGGCGTTTTCGTGCCAAGGCGACCAAAGCCAAGCAAGCGCAAAGTCGTATCAAAGCGCTGGAACGTTTGGCGCGCATTGCGCCGGCGCATGTTGAAGATGGATACTTTGAATTGCAGATTGAAGCGCCTGAACGTAGTCCTGATGTTCTCTTGCGCGTAAAAGACATGAGCTTTGGTTATGACGATAACTTGTTGTTTCAAAGTGTTCATCTTATTTTGCAGGCGGGTGCCCGAATTGCCTTGCTGGGTCCGAATGGCGCGGGGAAATCCACATTAATAAAGCTTCTGGTCGGGGAGATTATGCCTGCCTCTGGTACATTGGAATGGACGCCCAATATCCGTATGGGCTACTTTGCGCAACATCAGCTGGAGAATCTCGATGGCGATGCGACCCCTTTGCAGCATATGCGGCAATTGGCACCTAAACAGACTGAGCTGGATTTGCGAAAATTCTTGGGGCGATTTGGCTTGGGGGGTGATAGTGAAGATCGTCCGGTTGCCAGTTTTTCCGGGGGAGAAAAAAGTCGTCTGGCACTTGCCTTACTGGCATGGCAGAAGCCACATTTGCTATTGCTCGATGAACCAACTAATCATTTGGATTTGGAAATGCGCGATGCGCTAACTTTGGCGTTGGAAGCCTATACCGGCGCGGTGATTCTGGTGTCGCATGATCGTAGCCTGGTACGTGCTGTGGCTGATGAATTGTGGCTAGTGGCTGATGGTAAGGCGCAATTGCTAGATGGTGATTTGGAAGATTATAAAAACTGGATAGAAGCGCGTCGCTCTAGCGAGGTGGTAGAACCACGATCACCTTCACAAAAGGGACAGCTCCAAACATCTGCAAAACCGAACAAAAAATTACTGCTTTCCAAGCAATCAAAGCTAGAAGTTGCCTTAACGGTCGCGCAGAAGGAATTGGATGAAGTAAGCCGTCAGTTAGCTGATCCGGCTATTTATGCGAACCGTTCCCGGGATGAGATTGATCGGCTCAGTGCAATTCACACAACCCTCGAAAATAAAATGACCGAATTGGAAGAAAGTTGGCTGGAGCTGGAAATGGCGCTGGAAGAGTAG
- the fliE gene encoding flagellar hook-basal body complex protein FliE: MDKPGIDNILQQLQTASAFASGTKKQSETDEVASVDFSEKLKSAVDQVNNAQMTADKLSEQFVSGQSNVDLHEVMISLQKANVSFQSMIQVRNKLVTAYQEIMNMQV, translated from the coding sequence ATGGATAAACCCGGAATTGATAATATTTTGCAGCAATTGCAAACGGCCTCGGCATTTGCTTCCGGTACAAAAAAACAATCCGAGACGGATGAAGTAGCGAGCGTTGATTTTAGCGAAAAGCTTAAATCAGCCGTAGACCAGGTGAATAATGCCCAAATGACTGCTGACAAACTGAGTGAACAATTCGTCAGTGGCCAATCCAACGTTGATTTACATGAAGTAATGATCTCTCTGCAGAAAGCCAATGTATCATTTCAATCGATGATACAAGTCCGCAATAAGCTAGTAACAGCCTATCAAGAAATCATGAACATGCAGGTTTAA
- a CDS encoding sigma-54 dependent transcriptional regulator: protein MNTLPILVVEDDKDLLEAICATMKLAGYQTRAASNGSDAMTALHEFQVGMVVSDVQMRPMDGFTLLKKIKTFNPELPVLLMTAYGDVEKAVAAMQTGASDYLLKPFDPDSLLAHVKRYALTEPEQDDKIVAKDPRTRALLSLAKRVAQSPATVMLTGESGCGKEVIARFIHQHSLRASKPFVAINCAAIPENLLEATLFGYEKGAFTGAAQSQPGKFEQAEGGTLLLDEISEMPLELQAKLLRVLQEREVERVGGHKIIKLDIRVLATSNRDMMAMVKSGQFREDLYYRLNVFPIEIPSLRERPLDIEPLAQQVLETAVAGTGQSPCRMTKAAIEKLTQHTWPGNVRELENVMQRAMILATNMIEAEHISLPKADFSQEIDTINANSSSQDMKTLERNHILETLAAVNGSRKLAVKKLGISERTLRYKLQQYRLMS, encoded by the coding sequence ATGAATACACTGCCCATTCTGGTGGTAGAAGATGACAAGGATTTACTGGAGGCAATTTGTGCCACCATGAAGCTAGCGGGTTATCAAACACGAGCAGCATCAAATGGCAGTGATGCGATGACTGCCCTGCACGAATTTCAGGTAGGGATGGTTGTAAGTGATGTGCAGATGAGACCCATGGATGGATTCACTCTGTTAAAAAAAATCAAGACGTTCAATCCAGAATTGCCGGTATTGTTGATGACAGCATACGGGGATGTCGAAAAAGCAGTTGCCGCAATGCAGACAGGTGCCAGTGATTATCTGCTGAAGCCGTTTGATCCAGATAGTTTACTGGCACATGTCAAACGCTACGCATTAACCGAGCCTGAACAAGATGACAAAATTGTCGCTAAAGACCCGCGTACGCGAGCGTTACTTTCCCTTGCCAAGCGGGTCGCGCAATCACCGGCAACTGTCATGCTGACGGGTGAAAGCGGCTGCGGTAAAGAAGTAATCGCCCGTTTTATTCATCAGCATTCATTGCGCGCTTCTAAACCATTCGTCGCCATTAATTGTGCGGCTATCCCAGAAAATTTACTGGAAGCAACCCTATTTGGTTACGAGAAAGGTGCTTTTACCGGTGCAGCCCAATCTCAGCCCGGAAAATTCGAACAAGCGGAGGGCGGCACATTACTACTCGATGAAATTTCAGAAATGCCCCTGGAGCTACAAGCAAAATTGTTACGTGTCTTGCAAGAAAGAGAAGTTGAGAGAGTAGGCGGGCATAAGATAATCAAACTGGACATCCGGGTTCTAGCAACTTCTAACCGTGACATGATGGCTATGGTTAAAAGCGGCCAATTCCGTGAAGACCTGTATTACCGGCTCAATGTGTTCCCCATTGAAATTCCTTCACTGCGTGAACGGCCATTGGATATTGAACCGTTGGCGCAACAAGTCCTGGAAACAGCAGTAGCCGGCACCGGACAATCACCCTGCAGAATGACCAAAGCGGCAATAGAGAAGCTGACTCAGCACACTTGGCCAGGCAATGTCAGAGAACTGGAAAATGTGATGCAGCGCGCCATGATTCTGGCCACAAACATGATCGAAGCTGAGCACATCAGTTTACCAAAAGCTGATTTTAGTCAGGAAATTGATACAATAAATGCCAATTCATCTTCACAAGATATGAAGACACTCGAACGTAACCATATTTTGGAAACTCTGGCAGCCGTTAATGGTTCCCGGAAACTGGCCGTTAAAAAGCTAGGAATCTCGGAAAGGACGTTGCGTTATAAACTACAGCAATATCGACTGATGAGTTAA
- a CDS encoding ATP-binding protein yields the protein MPPNPVQTNKVIEIKPVPVDQEQLQLAFAAFNEASEQLSGVYQELQHQVAQLTGELAIANGELHRQLIAKENLSQQLSLLLNALPGGVIALNGQECIEQVNPAAISILGEPLLGMTWHQVIQERLAATAIINEWHTKRQDTSEQRRIRIESSATDSTGRRILLVNDITEAYALQDQIRRNQRLTSMGEMAANLAHQLRTPLSTALLYANHLGSDALTPAERQRFATKTIERMHHLEHLINDMLRFVKGEITQLENFGISHLLTELRQVIEPQMTQYGLQLIVHDLCETESLMTDRQALCGAMLNLLENAMQASSPGDQIILTSNLEEENIVLSVHDDGPGIDAALQERLFEPFFTTRSEGTGLGLAIVRGVIQSMGGSVQINSSPDTGTEFVIRLPRNKGD from the coding sequence TTGCCACCTAATCCAGTGCAAACAAACAAAGTCATTGAAATTAAACCGGTACCAGTAGATCAAGAACAGCTTCAACTAGCTTTTGCAGCTTTTAATGAAGCCTCTGAACAACTGTCAGGTGTGTACCAGGAATTACAACACCAGGTAGCACAATTAACCGGAGAGCTGGCAATTGCAAATGGAGAGCTACACAGGCAATTAATAGCAAAGGAAAATTTATCGCAGCAATTAAGCCTCTTGCTGAATGCATTGCCTGGTGGAGTAATAGCGCTGAATGGACAGGAATGCATCGAGCAAGTGAACCCAGCAGCAATCTCAATCCTTGGAGAACCTTTGCTTGGCATGACATGGCATCAGGTGATTCAAGAACGTTTGGCAGCGACAGCAATCATCAACGAGTGGCATACAAAACGACAAGATACTTCGGAACAACGCCGTATCCGTATCGAAAGCAGCGCAACGGATTCAACCGGCAGACGAATCCTGCTGGTAAACGATATTACCGAAGCTTACGCACTGCAGGATCAGATAAGGCGCAATCAGCGACTGACTTCAATGGGTGAAATGGCAGCGAATCTAGCCCACCAGTTACGTACCCCGCTTTCAACCGCACTGCTCTACGCCAATCACTTGGGAAGTGATGCATTGACTCCCGCCGAAAGACAGAGGTTTGCAACCAAGACCATTGAACGCATGCATCACCTGGAGCACTTGATTAACGATATGTTACGTTTTGTTAAAGGTGAAATAACGCAGCTCGAAAATTTCGGGATAAGTCATTTGTTAACGGAATTACGACAGGTCATAGAGCCTCAGATGACCCAGTATGGTTTGCAATTAATTGTGCACGATCTTTGTGAAACTGAAAGTCTAATGACTGATCGTCAGGCATTATGCGGAGCAATGTTAAATCTTCTTGAGAATGCCATGCAAGCATCCTCTCCGGGAGATCAAATTATTCTGACAAGCAACCTGGAAGAAGAAAATATTGTTCTAAGTGTCCATGATGATGGACCAGGCATTGATGCAGCACTGCAAGAAAGATTATTCGAACCCTTTTTCACAACACGTTCGGAAGGCACTGGTTTAGGTTTAGCCATTGTCCGAGGTGTTATACAGTCAATGGGAGGTAGTGTGCAGATCAATTCATCGCCTGATACAGGAACTGAATTTGTAATACGGCTACCAAGAAACAAAGGAGATTGA